One Halalkalicoccus sp. NIPERK01 genomic region harbors:
- a CDS encoding 5'-deoxyadenosine deaminase: MLLSGTVVVDASTVVEDGGVVIDGDEIIAVGQAADLADRYPDHVRRSYDVLVPGLVGAHVHSVQSLGRGIADDTALLEWLYEYVLPMEANMGPEAMEVAALLGYLELVESGVTTCIDHLSVAHADRAFEAARAVGIRGLLGKVLMDKDAPEGLREDTDAALAESERLARRYDGANGGRIRYAVTPRFALSCTEACLRGVRDLADEYGLRIHVHASENREECAAVREETGMENVEWLDEVGLTGEDCVLAHCVHTSERERGILAETGTHVVHCPSSNMKLASGVAPVETYLDRGINVALGNDGPPCNNTLDPYTEMRQASLLGKVDALDPTALPARRVFEMATANGARAAGFDRIGELREGWRADVVGLSTDLTRATPIHDLLSHLVFAAHGDDVRFTMVDGEVLYDDGEPTTVDADAVRERAAELAETVV, from the coding sequence ATGCTCCTTAGTGGTACGGTCGTCGTCGACGCCTCGACGGTCGTCGAAGACGGCGGGGTCGTCATCGATGGCGACGAAATCATCGCCGTCGGCCAGGCGGCCGACCTCGCCGATCGGTATCCCGACCACGTGCGTCGATCGTACGACGTGCTCGTGCCGGGACTCGTCGGCGCGCACGTCCACTCGGTTCAGAGCCTCGGGCGCGGCATCGCCGACGACACCGCGCTGCTCGAGTGGCTCTACGAGTACGTCCTCCCGATGGAGGCGAACATGGGCCCCGAGGCGATGGAGGTCGCGGCGCTGCTGGGCTACCTCGAACTCGTCGAGAGCGGCGTCACGACCTGTATCGACCACCTCTCGGTCGCCCACGCGGACCGGGCGTTCGAGGCCGCCCGCGCGGTCGGGATTCGGGGGCTGCTCGGCAAGGTGCTGATGGATAAGGACGCTCCCGAGGGCCTGCGCGAGGACACCGACGCCGCACTCGCCGAGAGCGAGCGACTCGCCCGTCGCTACGACGGCGCGAACGGCGGCCGGATCCGCTACGCCGTCACCCCCCGGTTCGCGCTCTCCTGTACCGAAGCGTGTCTCCGCGGAGTACGCGACCTCGCCGACGAGTACGGGCTTCGGATCCACGTCCACGCCAGCGAGAACCGCGAGGAGTGCGCGGCGGTGCGCGAGGAGACGGGAATGGAGAACGTCGAGTGGCTCGACGAGGTCGGCCTCACCGGCGAGGACTGCGTACTCGCTCACTGCGTCCACACGAGCGAGCGCGAACGCGGGATCCTCGCCGAGACCGGCACCCACGTCGTCCACTGCCCCTCCTCGAACATGAAACTCGCGAGCGGGGTCGCCCCCGTCGAGACGTACCTCGATCGGGGGATCAACGTCGCGCTCGGCAACGACGGGCCGCCGTGTAACAACACCCTCGATCCGTACACCGAGATGCGTCAGGCGAGTCTATTGGGGAAAGTCGACGCGCTCGATCCGACCGCCCTTCCCGCGAGACGCGTCTTCGAGATGGCGACGGCGAACGGCGCTCGTGCGGCGGGGTTCGACCGGATCGGCGAACTCCGGGAGGGGTGGCGCGCCGACGTCGTCGGCCTCTCGACCGACCTGACGCGGGCGACGCCGATCCACGACCTGCTCTCGCACCTCGTGTTCGCCGCCCACGGCGACGACGTGCGCTTTACGATGGTCGACGGGGAGGTGCTGTACGACGACGGCGAGCCGACGACCGTCGACGCGGACGCGGTGAGAGAACGGGCCGCCGAGTTGGCGGAGACGGTCGTCTAG
- a CDS encoding FAD-binding protein — translation MHEHDVLVVGAGGAGLRAAIAAHEEGADVAIVTKLHPVRSHTGAAEGGINAALRDGDSWEDHAYDTMKGSDYLGDAPAIETLCQDSPEETIQLERWGMPFSREEDGRVSQRPFGGLSFPRTTYAGAETGHHLLHTLYQQVVKRGIAVYDEWYVSRLAVTEDPDPEKRECHGVVAFDVQTGEVAGFRARNGVVLATGGPGQVYDHTTNAVSCTGDGPAMAYRAGVPMEDMEFIQFHPTTLPSTGVLISEGVRGEGGILYNDKGERFMFEHGYASNSGELASRDVVARAELTEVNEGRGVNDEYVHLDMRHLGEERIIDRLENILHLAGDFEGVDGLVEPMPVKPGQHYAMGGIETDENGETLVSGLYAVGECACVSVHGSNRLGGNALPELIVFGARAGRHAAGTDLGEAIIETGRTEDTEIGEVDTPVAPGAIHTDTDDEAVTDGGDPRGEGASVIPEPVEIVERAVEAENRRIEHLMEKDEGVQQAELREKLQKTMTRNVNVFRTEAGLKQALRDIREVREQYQDVYVADPSRTFNTDLQQTIEMRNLIDTAEAITLGALARDEFRGAHWRQEYQERRDEKWLKHTLLSWNDGTPELWYKPVILEGEEKTYEPKIRSY, via the coding sequence ATGCACGAACACGACGTACTCGTCGTCGGCGCTGGCGGTGCCGGCCTCCGGGCCGCGATCGCGGCTCACGAGGAGGGCGCGGACGTGGCGATCGTCACGAAACTCCACCCCGTTCGCAGCCACACCGGCGCCGCGGAGGGCGGCATCAACGCCGCGCTGCGCGACGGCGACTCGTGGGAGGACCACGCCTACGACACGATGAAGGGCTCCGATTACCTCGGGGACGCCCCCGCGATCGAGACCCTCTGCCAGGACAGCCCCGAGGAGACGATCCAACTCGAACGCTGGGGGATGCCCTTCTCGCGCGAGGAGGACGGCCGGGTCTCCCAGCGCCCCTTCGGCGGCCTCTCGTTTCCCCGAACCACCTACGCCGGCGCGGAGACGGGCCACCACCTGCTGCACACCCTGTATCAGCAGGTCGTCAAACGCGGGATCGCGGTCTACGACGAGTGGTACGTCAGCCGACTCGCCGTGACCGAGGATCCCGATCCCGAGAAACGCGAGTGTCACGGCGTCGTCGCCTTCGACGTGCAGACGGGCGAAGTAGCCGGCTTCCGGGCGCGAAACGGCGTCGTCCTCGCCACTGGTGGACCGGGGCAGGTCTACGACCACACCACCAACGCCGTCTCCTGTACCGGCGACGGCCCCGCGATGGCCTACCGCGCGGGCGTTCCGATGGAGGACATGGAGTTCATCCAGTTCCATCCCACCACGTTGCCCTCGACGGGCGTGTTGATCTCCGAGGGCGTCCGCGGCGAGGGCGGCATCCTCTACAACGACAAGGGCGAGCGGTTCATGTTCGAACACGGCTACGCCTCGAACTCGGGGGAACTGGCCTCCCGCGACGTGGTCGCGCGCGCTGAACTCACCGAGGTCAACGAGGGCCGCGGCGTCAACGACGAGTACGTCCACCTCGACATGCGTCATCTCGGCGAGGAGCGCATCATCGACCGTTTGGAGAACATCCTGCATCTCGCGGGCGACTTCGAGGGCGTCGACGGGCTGGTCGAGCCGATGCCGGTCAAACCGGGCCAGCACTACGCGATGGGCGGGATCGAGACCGACGAGAACGGCGAGACCCTCGTTTCGGGGCTGTACGCCGTCGGCGAGTGTGCCTGCGTGTCGGTTCACGGCTCCAACAGGCTCGGCGGGAACGCCTTGCCCGAACTCATCGTTTTCGGCGCACGCGCGGGGCGGCACGCCGCCGGGACGGACCTCGGCGAGGCGATCATCGAGACCGGCCGGACCGAGGACACCGAGATCGGCGAGGTCGACACGCCGGTCGCACCCGGCGCGATCCACACGGATACGGACGACGAGGCCGTCACGGACGGGGGCGACCCCCGCGGCGAGGGCGCGAGCGTCATCCCCGAACCCGTGGAGATCGTCGAACGGGCCGTCGAGGCCGAGAACCGGCGGATCGAGCACCTGATGGAGAAAGACGAGGGCGTCCAGCAGGCCGAACTCCGCGAGAAGCTCCAGAAGACGATGACGCGGAACGTCAACGTCTTCCGGACCGAGGCGGGGCTCAAGCAGGCGCTTCGGGACATCCGAGAGGTGCGAGAACAGTACCAGGACGTCTACGTCGCCGATCCCTCCCGTACCTTCAACACCGACCTCCAGCAGACCATCGAGATGCGCAACCTGATCGACACAGCCGAGGCCATCACCCTGGGCGCGCTCGCCCGCGACGAGTTCCGCGGCGCACACTGGCGCCAGGAGTACCAGGAGCGTCGCGACGAGAAGTGGCTCAAACACACGCTGCTGTCGTGGAACGACGGCACGCCCGAACTCTGGTACAAGCCGGTGATCCTCGAGGGCGAGGAGAAGACCTACGAGCCGAAGATCAGGAGCTACTGA
- a CDS encoding succinate dehydrogenase/fumarate reductase iron-sulfur subunit — protein MSTQVPQEQEEAEVDAGESRPRSPHQERRLQEKASKREEGQRESEERAREGEETVEIKVFRYDPEVEAKQEPRFDTFHVPFEKGMTVLDAVMYARDHYDSSLTFRHSCRQAICGSDAFFINGRQRLGCQTQIAELDTPVRIEPLPHQEVVKDLVVDMDSFYEQMEAVEPYFQTNELPEGDLEEQRQSRENREKIKMGTRCIWCASCMSSCNIAAGDDQYLGPAPISMAYRFAMDEREGEDMKEHRLRIIEQEHGVWRCQTQFSCTNVCPKDIPITEHIQGLKREAVKKNLKFW, from the coding sequence ATGAGCACACAAGTTCCACAGGAGCAAGAGGAAGCGGAGGTCGACGCGGGCGAATCGAGGCCGCGCTCGCCACATCAGGAGCGTCGCCTTCAGGAGAAGGCGTCGAAACGCGAGGAGGGACAACGGGAGAGCGAGGAACGCGCACGAGAGGGCGAGGAGACCGTCGAGATCAAGGTGTTCCGGTACGACCCGGAGGTCGAGGCCAAACAGGAGCCGCGGTTCGACACCTTTCACGTTCCCTTCGAGAAGGGGATGACCGTCCTCGACGCGGTGATGTACGCGCGCGATCACTACGACTCGTCGCTCACGTTCCGCCACTCCTGCCGGCAGGCGATCTGCGGGTCGGACGCCTTCTTCATCAACGGCCGACAGCGACTGGGTTGTCAGACCCAGATCGCCGAACTCGACACCCCCGTCAGGATCGAGCCCCTGCCCCACCAGGAGGTCGTCAAGGACCTCGTCGTGGACATGGACTCCTTTTACGAGCAGATGGAGGCCGTCGAGCCGTACTTCCAGACGAACGAACTCCCGGAGGGCGACCTCGAGGAACAGCGCCAGAGCCGCGAAAACAGGGAGAAGATCAAGATGGGCACGCGGTGTATCTGGTGTGCCTCGTGTATGTCCTCGTGTAACATCGCGGCGGGCGACGACCAGTATCTCGGCCCGGCGCCGATCAGCATGGCCTACCGGTTCGCGATGGACGAACGCGAGGGCGAGGACATGAAGGAACACCGCCTGCGGATCATCGAACAGGAACACGGCGTCTGGCGGTGTCAGACGCAGTTCTCGTGTACGAACGTCTGCCCGAAGGACATCCCGATCACCGAGCACATCCAGGGACTCAAGCGCGAAGCGGTCAAGAAGAACCTCAAGTTCTGGTAG
- a CDS encoding succinate dehydrogenase hydrophobic membrane anchor subunit translates to MAERYSSFKPGGTLWLLQRVTAAFLVVVLAFHFFLLHFVNHASEITFAGSQYRMGDLGYYSLMVLFLITATFHGVNGVYNALINQGLDGTQKTVVKWILVVAGVALIVQGIRTANALAGITL, encoded by the coding sequence ATGGCGGAGCGCTACTCCTCGTTCAAGCCAGGCGGTACGCTCTGGTTGCTCCAGCGCGTGACGGCGGCGTTTCTGGTCGTCGTCCTCGCCTTTCACTTTTTCCTCCTTCACTTCGTGAACCACGCCTCGGAGATCACCTTCGCGGGCAGTCAGTACCGGATGGGCGATCTGGGCTACTACTCGCTGATGGTGCTGTTCCTGATCACCGCGACGTTCCACGGCGTCAACGGCGTCTACAACGCGCTGATCAACCAGGGGCTCGACGGCACCCAGAAGACGGTCGTCAAGTGGATCCTCGTCGTCGCGGGCGTCGCGCTGATCGTCCAGGGGATCCGAACGGCAAACGCACTCGCGGGCATCACACTCTAA
- the sdhC gene encoding succinate dehydrogenase, cytochrome b556 subunit, with the protein MSQSYNRGLIEDFGRWREFTAGMWAWIFHKFTGWVLVGYLFTHIAVLSTATVGTGAYTETIQGLESLFIVRVLEVGLLSVAVFHILNGVRLLMVDLGVGLESQDKSFYAALIVTGVIAIASVPTFVEGVF; encoded by the coding sequence ATGAGTCAGTCGTACAATCGCGGCCTCATCGAGGACTTCGGCCGGTGGCGGGAGTTCACCGCCGGCATGTGGGCGTGGATCTTCCACAAGTTCACCGGCTGGGTTCTCGTCGGATACCTGTTTACACACATCGCCGTCCTGAGCACGGCCACCGTCGGGACGGGGGCGTACACCGAGACCATCCAGGGGCTCGAGAGCCTCTTCATCGTTCGCGTCCTCGAGGTGGGTCTGCTCTCGGTCGCGGTCTTTCACATCCTGAACGGCGTTCGCCTGTTGATGGTCGACCTCGGGGTCGGCCTCGAATCGCAGGACAAGAGCTTCTACGCGGCGCTGATCGTGACGGGCGTCATCGCCATCGCGAGCGTCCCGACGTTCGTCGAGGGGGTGTTCTAG
- a CDS encoding succinylglutamate desuccinylase/aspartoacylase family protein translates to MTPPPSPFTYNGGTVAPGETANIRYTVSETYLGDPVRIPVTIVNGEHPGPTACLTAATHGDELNGIEVVRAVAYEWDHTELHGTIVCLPVLNVPGFLAQQRYLPILDRDLNRSFPGSESGTSARRMAHRIYTNFIEPCDFVLDFHTSTRGRNNMLHVRANMENPDVERLANAFASNVIIAGQGPEGTLRCEATDDGVPTVTIEMGGAHQFQRDLIDQALTGVESVFAEYGLRPKTRVRWPGWRTVIQDDLEKTWIRADSGGIVDMHHRRGALVYEGDAICTITNPFMTEKDVVEAPFTGLLVGVLENPVVYPGNPLCHLVELDEAIEHIVSSQHPVGE, encoded by the coding sequence ATGACACCGCCGCCCTCCCCGTTCACGTACAACGGTGGGACGGTCGCCCCCGGCGAGACGGCGAACATCCGCTACACCGTCAGCGAGACCTACCTCGGGGACCCCGTCCGCATCCCGGTGACGATCGTCAACGGCGAGCACCCCGGCCCGACGGCGTGTCTCACCGCGGCGACCCACGGCGACGAACTGAACGGCATCGAGGTCGTCAGGGCCGTGGCCTACGAGTGGGACCACACGGAGCTTCACGGGACGATCGTCTGTCTCCCCGTCCTGAACGTCCCCGGCTTCCTCGCTCAGCAGCGCTATCTCCCCATCCTGGACCGCGACCTCAACAGATCGTTTCCGGGCTCCGAATCGGGAACCAGCGCCCGGCGGATGGCCCACCGGATCTACACGAACTTCATCGAGCCGTGTGATTTCGTCCTCGACTTTCACACCTCGACTCGCGGGCGGAACAACATGCTCCACGTCCGGGCGAACATGGAGAACCCCGACGTCGAGCGTCTCGCGAACGCCTTCGCCTCGAACGTCATCATCGCCGGGCAGGGGCCCGAGGGGACGCTGCGCTGCGAGGCGACCGACGACGGGGTCCCGACGGTGACCATCGAGATGGGCGGGGCCCACCAGTTCCAGCGCGACCTGATCGACCAGGCGCTCACGGGCGTCGAGAGCGTCTTCGCGGAGTACGGGCTCCGCCCGAAGACGCGGGTCCGCTGGCCGGGGTGGCGGACCGTCATTCAGGACGACCTCGAGAAGACGTGGATACGGGCGGACTCGGGCGGGATCGTCGACATGCACCACCGACGCGGGGCGCTCGTCTACGAGGGCGACGCCATCTGTACGATCACCAACCCGTTCATGACCGAGAAGGACGTCGTCGAGGCACCGTTTACCGGCCTGCTCGTGGGCGTCCTCGAGAACCCCGTCGTCTATCCGGGCAACCCGCTGTGTCACCTCGTCGAACTCGACGAGGCCATCGAACACATCGTCTCGTCCCAACACCCGGTCGGGGAGTGA
- a CDS encoding RimK family alpha-L-glutamate ligase, giving the protein MGTGSVRVGVLSLHSSKETKAILNAVDDLGHEGEWIRQENTAIEIDSEGVHLEPDVDVIANRLLLSNTGHPSEELGLATTYESLRPMLNKPQATLTALHKFATGVKLADAGVPVPDALLALDNRRLNEGRGEFGEEVVYKTAIGTHGGGTWKIGPDETVNPRVGNRQAFLQKLIERDGEHHRDLRVYVVGDRIIGAMNRYAPENDWRTNVALGGDVEDASDRLPDTVVEMATTAADVVGLDYAGVDLIEGEDGWFVLEVNPTAGFRGLYKASNVSPAPYIAQLAIELGGGEVDPERVADLSATLDDSRPASMPPEAEQIREEAVSIGYTEEVLVSGTSGSRTVIAKSDTGAARTSIDTGLAAEIGAGPIKSITRVRSGSSKSSKSRPVVDLVVGVSGNQHTVTASIEDRSHMDYALLLGRDILENYQVDVRRRAEAEDYDPDREEEEEEEEELE; this is encoded by the coding sequence ATGGGAACAGGGAGTGTCCGCGTCGGGGTGCTGAGCCTGCACAGCAGCAAGGAGACGAAAGCCATCCTGAACGCCGTCGACGACCTCGGTCACGAGGGCGAGTGGATCAGACAGGAGAACACCGCGATCGAGATCGACTCGGAGGGTGTGCATCTCGAACCCGACGTCGACGTGATCGCAAACCGACTCCTGCTCTCGAACACCGGCCACCCCAGCGAGGAACTCGGACTCGCGACGACCTACGAGTCGCTTCGCCCGATGCTCAACAAGCCCCAGGCGACGCTCACGGCGCTGCACAAGTTCGCGACCGGCGTGAAACTCGCCGACGCCGGGGTGCCGGTGCCGGACGCCCTGCTCGCGCTCGACAATCGCCGGCTCAACGAGGGTCGCGGCGAGTTCGGCGAGGAGGTCGTCTACAAGACCGCGATCGGCACCCACGGCGGCGGCACCTGGAAGATCGGCCCCGACGAGACGGTCAACCCGCGCGTCGGCAACCGCCAGGCGTTCCTCCAGAAACTCATCGAGCGCGACGGCGAACACCACCGCGACCTGCGCGTCTACGTCGTCGGCGACCGGATCATCGGCGCGATGAACCGCTACGCCCCCGAGAACGACTGGCGGACGAACGTCGCCCTCGGCGGGGACGTCGAGGACGCGAGCGACCGACTCCCCGATACCGTCGTCGAGATGGCGACCACGGCGGCCGATGTAGTGGGACTGGACTACGCCGGCGTCGACCTCATCGAGGGCGAGGACGGCTGGTTCGTCCTCGAGGTCAACCCCACGGCGGGCTTCCGGGGGCTGTACAAGGCGTCGAACGTCAGCCCCGCGCCATACATCGCACAGTTGGCGATCGAACTCGGCGGCGGCGAGGTCGATCCCGAACGGGTCGCGGACCTCTCGGCGACGCTCGACGACTCGCGGCCCGCCTCGATGCCGCCCGAGGCCGAACAGATCCGCGAGGAGGCCGTCAGCATCGGCTACACGGAGGAGGTACTCGTCAGCGGGACCAGCGGGAGCAGGACCGTGATCGCCAAGTCCGACACCGGCGCCGCCCGAACCAGCATCGACACCGGCCTCGCGGCGGAGATCGGCGCGGGCCCCATCAAATCCATCACGCGGGTCCGCTCGGGCAGTTCGAAGTCCAGCAAGTCCCGCCCCGTCGTCGACCTCGTCGTCGGGGTCAGCGGCAACCAGCACACCGTCACCGCGAGCATCGAGGACCGCAGCCACATGGACTACGCCCTGCTGTTGGGACGGGACATCCTCGAGAACTACCAGGTCGACGTCCGCCGTCGCGCCGAGGCCGAGGATTACGACCCCGACCGGGAAGAGGAAGAGGAAGAGGAGGAAGAACTCGAGTAG
- a CDS encoding DNA-3-methyladenine glycosylase, whose product MDDALSRLREDPVMAAVIEEHDPYTEPEWDEEFERLVVSVINQSISTAAANAVKERVYALFDGPITPEAVLDAADADLAAAGLGEQKTRYVNNAAEAFLERDLTREGLADHTDAEVIEDLTAIHGIGEWTARMYLLFVLEREDVLPLGDLAVRRGIEELYNDGGELSRSEMREIAEAWRPYRSTGTKYVWAAYEAD is encoded by the coding sequence ATGGACGACGCGCTCTCCCGCCTGCGCGAGGACCCCGTGATGGCGGCGGTGATCGAGGAGCACGACCCCTACACGGAACCGGAGTGGGACGAGGAGTTCGAGCGTCTCGTCGTCTCGGTGATCAACCAATCGATCTCGACGGCCGCCGCGAACGCCGTCAAGGAGCGTGTCTACGCGCTGTTCGACGGCCCGATAACCCCCGAAGCCGTCCTCGACGCGGCCGACGCCGACCTCGCGGCGGCGGGACTCGGCGAACAGAAGACGAGGTACGTCAACAACGCCGCCGAGGCCTTCCTCGAACGCGACCTGACCCGTGAGGGCCTGGCCGATCACACGGACGCGGAGGTCATCGAGGATCTCACGGCGATCCACGGCATCGGCGAGTGGACCGCCCGGATGTACCTCCTGTTCGTCCTCGAACGCGAGGACGTCCTCCCGCTCGGCGACCTCGCGGTCCGGCGGGGGATCGAAGAGCTGTACAACGACGGTGGGGAACTCTCACGAAGCGAGATGCGCGAGATCGCGGAGGCCTGGCGGCCCTATCGATCGACGGGAACGAAGTACGTCTGGGCGGCCTACGAGGCCGACTGA
- a CDS encoding universal stress protein, translating into MVEHVLVPIDDSKRSTKALEFALGEYPGAEITALHVMDPSDDAIYTGGELSVPLDVEEVREQHKRRAETLLEEAREVASDHGVEIDTATRVGKPARAIVEYAEEQDVDHVVLGSHGRSGASRILLGSVAERVARRAPVPVTIVR; encoded by the coding sequence ATGGTCGAACACGTTCTCGTCCCGATCGACGACTCGAAACGCTCGACGAAGGCACTGGAGTTCGCGCTCGGGGAGTACCCCGGCGCCGAGATCACCGCGTTGCACGTGATGGATCCGAGCGACGACGCGATCTACACCGGCGGCGAACTGAGCGTCCCGCTCGACGTCGAGGAGGTCAGAGAGCAGCACAAACGCCGGGCGGAGACCCTGCTCGAGGAGGCACGCGAGGTGGCGAGCGACCACGGCGTCGAGATCGACACCGCCACCCGCGTCGGAAAGCCGGCCCGGGCGATCGTCGAGTACGCCGAGGAACAGGATGTCGATCACGTCGTCCTTGGCAGTCACGGTCGCTCGGGCGCGTCACGGATCCTGCTAGGGAGCGTCGCCGAAAGGGTGGCCAGACGCGCACCCGTCCCCGTGACGATCGTCCGCTGA
- a CDS encoding 3-hydroxyacyl-CoA dehydrogenase/enoyl-CoA hydratase family protein, translating into MELDDVNTITVLGAGNMGHGIAEVAAIAGYDVYMRDIKEEFVRNGYEQIEWSLGKLAEQDRLTEEEADAALDRVTPVVDVEEAVSGTDFLIEAVPEQMEIKKDVYTEVERYAPEGAVFATNTSSLSITELSEVTDRPERFCGMHFFNPPVRMPLVEVISGAHTDEGTLELTESLAEDFDKTPVRVHKDSPGFIVNRILVPLMNEAAWLVSEGEATITEVDSTTKFDIGHPMGAFELGDQVGNDVSYHVLEYMHEVLGDAYEPAPLLAEKVENEELGKKTGKGFYDYEDGPGAEIPADEGSEFVERRLLASMANEVAKLIGGDVAPPESIDEAVTLGGGWPDGPVTVVDEYGIETLLETLETAHEETGHERYRPDEYLRERAEAGGFYDADDDEAESDGYEYDAIAVEVDGRVGHLAIDRPHRMNTITTGMIEEIDDALDRLVDDDDVRAVLLTGSGDRAFSAGFDASTAAAGSGLETAELARRGQHVFGRFEEVPMPVIAAIDGYCLGGGMELSACADMRLATERSRFGQPEHDLGLMPGWGGTQRLPRIVGEGRAKEIIFTARNDYDPETMADYGFVNEVVSPDGFEDRAWELARDLAAGPPIAQRFTKRAMLAGRDDIDAGLEFEASAFGHLFTTDDLWEGLSAFQSDRDPEFEGK; encoded by the coding sequence ATGGAGTTAGACGACGTCAACACCATCACGGTTCTCGGGGCGGGCAACATGGGCCACGGGATCGCGGAAGTCGCCGCGATCGCGGGCTACGACGTGTACATGCGGGACATCAAGGAGGAATTCGTCCGGAACGGCTACGAGCAGATCGAGTGGAGCCTCGGAAAACTCGCCGAACAGGACCGTCTGACCGAGGAGGAAGCCGACGCCGCCCTCGATCGGGTGACCCCGGTCGTCGACGTCGAGGAGGCGGTCTCCGGCACCGACTTCCTCATCGAGGCGGTCCCCGAGCAGATGGAGATCAAGAAGGACGTCTACACCGAGGTCGAGCGCTACGCCCCCGAGGGTGCGGTGTTCGCCACGAACACCTCTTCGCTGTCGATCACCGAACTCTCGGAGGTGACCGACCGCCCCGAGCGCTTTTGCGGGATGCATTTCTTCAACCCGCCCGTTCGAATGCCGCTCGTCGAGGTGATCTCCGGCGCCCACACGGACGAGGGGACGCTCGAGCTGACCGAATCGCTCGCCGAGGACTTCGACAAAACCCCGGTTCGCGTCCACAAGGATAGCCCGGGATTCATCGTCAACCGGATCCTCGTCCCGTTGATGAACGAGGCCGCGTGGCTCGTCAGCGAGGGCGAAGCGACCATCACCGAGGTCGACTCGACGACGAAGTTCGACATCGGCCACCCGATGGGCGCGTTCGAACTCGGCGACCAGGTCGGAAACGACGTGAGCTACCACGTCCTCGAGTACATGCACGAGGTCCTCGGCGACGCCTACGAGCCCGCGCCGCTGCTCGCCGAGAAGGTCGAGAACGAGGAACTCGGGAAGAAGACCGGCAAGGGGTTTTACGACTACGAGGACGGCCCCGGCGCGGAGATACCGGCCGACGAGGGCTCGGAGTTCGTCGAGAGACGGCTGTTGGCGTCGATGGCCAACGAGGTCGCGAAGCTGATCGGCGGCGACGTCGCTCCGCCCGAGTCGATCGACGAGGCGGTCACCCTCGGCGGCGGGTGGCCCGACGGCCCCGTCACGGTCGTCGACGAGTACGGGATCGAGACGCTGCTCGAGACGCTCGAAACGGCCCACGAGGAGACGGGCCACGAACGATACCGACCCGACGAGTACCTGCGCGAGCGCGCCGAGGCGGGCGGCTTCTACGACGCGGACGATGACGAAGCCGAATCGGACGGCTACGAGTACGACGCCATCGCGGTCGAGGTCGACGGACGGGTCGGCCACCTCGCCATCGACCGTCCACACCGGATGAACACCATCACGACCGGGATGATCGAGGAGATCGACGACGCCCTCGACCGACTGGTCGACGACGACGACGTTCGCGCCGTCCTCCTGACCGGTTCGGGCGACCGCGCGTTCTCGGCGGGCTTCGACGCGTCGACGGCCGCCGCCGGTAGCGGCCTCGAAACGGCCGAACTGGCGCGGCGCGGCCAGCACGTGTTCGGCCGTTTCGAGGAGGTCCCGATGCCCGTCATCGCCGCGATCGACGGCTACTGTCTGGGCGGCGGGATGGAGCTTTCGGCCTGTGCCGACATGCGCCTCGCCACCGAGCGCTCCCGGTTCGGCCAGCCCGAACACGACCTCGGCCTCATGCCCGGTTGGGGCGGAACCCAGCGGCTCCCCCGGATCGTCGGCGAAGGCCGTGCCAAGGAGATCATCTTCACCGCGAGAAACGACTACGATCCCGAGACGATGGCCGACTACGGCTTCGTCAACGAGGTCGTCTCCCCCGACGGGTTCGAGGACCGGGCGTGGGAACTCGCGCGCGACCTCGCGGCGGGTCCGCCGATCGCCCAGCGGTTCACGAAGCGCGCGATGCTCGCCGGCCGCGACGACATCGACGCGGGACTCGAGTTCGAGGCGAGCGCGTTCGGCCACCTGTTCACCACGGACGACCTCTGGGAGGGACTGTCGGCCTTCCAGAGCGATCGGGATCCGGAGTTCGAAGGTAAATAA